Proteins encoded by one window of Xylella fastidiosa:
- the rfbB gene encoding dTDP-glucose 4,6-dehydratase: protein MGLATWLVTGGAGFIGGNFVLQAISFGHRVINLDALTYAGHLETLAALDGCAEHLFVHGDIGDRALVSRLLDTHRPDAVLNFAAESHVDRSIDAPAAFIQTNVVGTLLLLEAVCGYWKALPEAARAAFRFLHVSTDEVYGSLGETGAFTERTAYAPNSPYSASKAASDHLVRAFHHTYGLPVLTTHCSNNYGPYHFPEKLIPLVITKALAGEPLPVYGDGRHVRDWLFVGDHCTALCAVLAGGRVGETYNIGGQAERENLEVVRMICRLLDERRPRADGLSYQSQIVHVADRPGHDRRYAIDTSKLVSELGWAPVYRFEQGLALTVDWYLQHQDWVRAVLQGRDRVEGLLTAV from the coding sequence ATGGGATTGGCAACGTGGCTCGTGACCGGTGGTGCCGGTTTCATCGGCGGTAATTTTGTATTGCAAGCGATTAGCTTCGGGCATCGTGTGATTAATCTTGATGCTCTGACGTATGCGGGTCATTTGGAGACGCTCGCTGCGCTTGATGGGTGCGCGGAGCATCTTTTTGTTCATGGTGATATTGGCGACCGTGCGTTGGTGAGCCGTTTGCTGGATACGCATCGCCCGGATGCAGTGCTGAATTTTGCTGCTGAGAGTCACGTTGATCGTTCGATTGATGCTCCCGCTGCGTTCATTCAGACCAATGTGGTTGGCACGTTGCTGTTGTTGGAGGCGGTGTGTGGGTACTGGAAGGCGTTGCCGGAGGCGGCGCGTGCTGCGTTCCGTTTTCTGCATGTATCCACAGATGAGGTTTACGGCAGTTTGGGGGAGACGGGCGCATTTACAGAGAGGACGGCGTATGCACCTAATTCGCCTTATTCGGCGTCAAAGGCCGCGTCTGATCATTTGGTCCGTGCGTTTCACCATACGTACGGATTGCCGGTGCTGACCACGCATTGTTCAAATAACTATGGGCCATATCATTTTCCGGAGAAGCTGATTCCGCTGGTCATCACCAAGGCGTTGGCGGGTGAGCCGTTACCTGTGTATGGCGATGGGCGGCACGTGCGTGATTGGCTGTTTGTCGGCGATCACTGTACCGCGCTGTGTGCTGTATTGGCTGGAGGGCGGGTGGGTGAAACGTACAATATCGGGGGGCAGGCCGAGCGTGAGAATCTTGAAGTGGTCCGCATGATTTGCCGTTTGCTTGACGAGCGCCGCCCGCGTGCCGATGGGCTGAGTTATCAAAGCCAGATTGTTCATGTTGCAGATCGTCCGGGGCATGATCGCCGTTATGCGATCGACACGTCCAAGTTGGTGAGTGAGTTAGGCTGGGCGCCGGTGTATCGCTTTGAGCAGGGACTTGCGCTGACTGTGGATTGGTATTTGCAGCATCAGGATTGGGTACGTGCGGTGCTCCAAGGGCGTGACCGCGTTGAGGGCCTACTGACTGCGGTGTAA
- the rfbA gene encoding glucose-1-phosphate thymidylyltransferase RfbA, whose product MTQRKGIILAGGAGTRLYPITQGIGKQLLPVYDKPMIYYPLSVLMLAGIRQVLVITMLHEQALFQRLLGDGTQWGMEICYAVQASPDGVAQSYLIGRAFIDDKPSCLILGDNIFYGHGLTDTLCHADARTVGATVFGYWVSDPERYGVAEFDGDGRVINIEEKPAQPRSNYAVTGLYFYDGRAPAFAAELTPSARGELEITDLNRRYLAEGALHLEALGRGYAWLDTGTHQSLHDASNFIGTIQTRQGLQVCCPEEVAFWKGWIDATHLERLAAPLAKNAYGQYLLNLAQRGRSL is encoded by the coding sequence ATGACACAGCGCAAGGGCATCATCTTGGCGGGTGGGGCCGGGACACGGTTGTATCCGATCACTCAAGGGATCGGTAAGCAGTTACTGCCGGTGTATGACAAGCCGATGATTTATTACCCGCTCAGTGTGTTGATGTTGGCAGGGATTCGCCAGGTGCTGGTGATCACGATGTTGCATGAGCAGGCGTTGTTTCAGCGCCTGTTGGGTGATGGTACGCAGTGGGGGATGGAGATTTGCTACGCGGTACAGGCCAGTCCCGATGGTGTGGCGCAGTCTTATTTGATTGGCCGTGCATTTATCGATGACAAGCCAAGTTGTCTGATTTTGGGAGACAACATTTTTTATGGTCATGGTCTGACGGACACGCTGTGTCATGCCGATGCGCGCACCGTGGGCGCGACCGTGTTTGGTTATTGGGTCAGTGATCCGGAGCGCTATGGGGTGGCGGAGTTCGATGGGGACGGACGAGTGATTAATATTGAGGAGAAGCCGGCGCAGCCACGTTCTAACTATGCGGTGACGGGGTTGTATTTCTACGATGGGCGTGCGCCTGCATTTGCTGCGGAACTGACGCCTTCGGCGCGTGGTGAGTTGGAGATTACTGATCTTAATCGCCGTTATTTGGCAGAAGGTGCGTTGCACTTGGAGGCGCTTGGACGCGGTTATGCCTGGTTGGATACAGGGACCCATCAGTCGTTGCACGATGCGTCCAACTTTATTGGAACGATCCAGACGAGGCAGGGTTTACAGGTGTGTTGTCCTGAGGAGGTCGCGTTCTGGAAAGGATGGATTGATGCGACGCATTTAGAGCGCTTGGCGGCACCGTTGGCAAAGAATGCTTACGGGCAGTATTTGTTGAATTTAGCGCAGCGGGGACGGTCTCTGTGA
- the rfbC gene encoding dTDP-4-dehydrorhamnose 3,5-epimerase produces the protein MKVIDTALPGCLVIEPRVFDDARGEFFEVWNAECFEHQGMSSRFVQSNVSISIYGVLRGLHYQWPRPQGKLVGVLEGEVYDVAVDIRRGSPHYGRWVAVLLSAKNKRQLWIPEGFAHGFVVLSERAVFNYLCTDVYVKEADAGIRWNDAVIGVDWPIAAPLLSAKDQKAPFMEEVPIDRLPIYVP, from the coding sequence GTGAAGGTGATTGATACGGCGCTGCCAGGCTGTTTGGTGATTGAGCCGAGGGTGTTTGATGATGCGCGCGGTGAATTTTTTGAGGTATGGAATGCGGAGTGTTTCGAGCACCAGGGGATGTCATCGCGCTTTGTGCAGAGTAACGTGTCCATATCAATTTATGGTGTTTTGCGTGGTTTGCATTATCAGTGGCCGCGTCCGCAGGGGAAGTTGGTCGGTGTGTTGGAGGGTGAGGTTTACGATGTTGCTGTTGATATCCGCCGTGGCTCGCCGCATTACGGGCGTTGGGTAGCGGTGTTGCTCAGTGCCAAAAACAAGCGCCAGTTATGGATTCCGGAAGGGTTTGCGCACGGGTTTGTGGTGTTGTCTGAGCGTGCGGTATTCAACTATCTGTGTACGGATGTGTATGTGAAGGAGGCCGATGCTGGCATCCGTTGGAATGATGCGGTGATTGGTGTGGATTGGCCGATTGCTGCGCCGCTGCTCTCGGCTAAGGATCAGAAAGCGCCGTTTATGGAGGAAGTCCCTATTGATCGTTTGCCGATATACGTGCCGTGA
- the rfbD gene encoding dTDP-4-dehydrorhamnose reductase: MTVLVFGAGGQIGQELLRSLSGRVVCAVTRSGRLPNGVGCVQADFGQPETLRALLDAQRPVQVVNAAAYTAVDRAESEPDVVFRINAQAPGVIAHWCAEHGVPLVHYSTDYVFDGQGTSPYGVDDPVAPLNIYGASKLAGECAVRAAGGCSLILRTSWVYAAHGHNFLRTMLRLGATSECLRVVADQIGTPTAAGLIADVTAQLLVEQVQSRHAGIWHLTAAGQTSWHGFAEEIFVQAQACGLMMRVPQVQAIGSVVYPTAARRPGYSCLDTTALVEAFGIVLPDWRQGVRGVLDEIVKRSR, encoded by the coding sequence GTGACGGTGTTGGTCTTTGGGGCGGGTGGTCAGATTGGTCAGGAGTTGCTGCGGTCACTGAGTGGTCGTGTGGTGTGTGCCGTCACGCGCAGTGGACGGTTGCCGAATGGGGTGGGGTGTGTGCAGGCGGATTTTGGTCAGCCCGAGACGCTGCGCGCATTGCTTGACGCGCAGCGGCCAGTGCAGGTGGTGAATGCGGCTGCTTATACGGCGGTTGACCGTGCGGAATCTGAGCCTGATGTGGTGTTCCGTATCAATGCCCAGGCACCAGGTGTGATCGCGCATTGGTGTGCGGAGCATGGGGTGCCGCTGGTGCATTATTCCACTGACTATGTGTTTGATGGGCAGGGTACGTCTCCGTACGGTGTGGATGATCCTGTCGCGCCGTTGAATATTTATGGTGCGAGTAAGCTGGCTGGGGAGTGTGCGGTCCGGGCGGCGGGCGGGTGTTCTCTGATTTTGCGTACGTCCTGGGTTTATGCGGCGCATGGCCACAATTTTTTACGCACTATGCTGCGTTTGGGTGCGACATCCGAGTGTTTGCGGGTGGTGGCGGATCAGATCGGCACGCCGACTGCGGCGGGGTTGATTGCGGATGTTACTGCGCAGTTGTTGGTGGAGCAGGTGCAAAGTCGGCATGCGGGTATTTGGCATCTGACGGCGGCCGGTCAAACGAGTTGGCATGGTTTTGCTGAGGAGATTTTCGTGCAGGCGCAGGCATGCGGTTTGATGATGCGGGTCCCGCAGGTACAGGCCATTGGGAGTGTTGTGTATCCGACTGCGGCGCGGCGTCCGGGGTATTCGTGTCTGGATACGACGGCGTTGGTGGAGGCGTTTGGGATCGTGTTACCAGATTGGCGTCAGGGCGTGCGCGGTGTGTTGGACGAGATCGTCAAGAGGTCGCGTTAA